The genomic stretch ACCAACTCCGTTGACTCCGACAAAGAGCATAACAGTCAAACCATCTTGAAAATTGATTTGTTCGTTAAAGACACCATCTTTTTCATAGATTTCAACCAATTTTTCAATGATGACACGTTTCAAATCATCAGCTTTCTTAGCGTTTTCAAGCTTAGCTTCATAACGCAAGTCTTCTGTCAATTGTGTAGCCACATTAACACCGACATCGGACAAGATAAGCATTTCTTCTAATTCTTCAAAGAAATCTTCATCCACACGACGGAAATTCGCTAGAAAGGCATTCAAACGTGCGCTAAATCCTGTGCGTGTCTTTTTAAGACTGCGATTGTATTTTTCTTCTTCAGTCTCAACAGGTGCATTAACTGGCTCTACTGACTCTTCTTTTACGTCTTCTTTTTTTGTTTCAACAGCTTCAAATTCAACTGTTTCACCACGGTCTAAAGCCTCTTTGGCTGCTTCTTTTTTAGCATAATAATCTGCCATGACTCCTGAAAAATCAGCTTCAGCTGCTTCCTTAGTTTCTTCTAGCTGGCTAGCTTCTTCAGAAACTGGAGTTACTTCACTTTCAATCACGTCTTCTGCTTGAGCTTGAACGGCAGCTGGTTCTGCTACTTCTTTACTCTCATCAGCAGAAGTTTCTTCAAGTGCCTGAGCAGTTTCTTGTCCTTCAATCTGCTCTTTTGTATCCTTTTTCTTTCCAAATAAACGATCAAATAATCCCATATTAAGCTACCAAGAGAACATACTGTCCTCTTATCCTTTCTACTTAGCTTCTAAAATGTATTTTTTAACAGCTTCTGCGACGCCAGACTCATCATTGGTACGACTTGTCACAACATCTGCTGTTTCTTTTGCGATTGCAACACCATTTGCCATAGCAACACCTAACCCAGCCCATTTTAACATGGAAAGGTCGTTTTCTTCATCACCCATAGCCATGACATTTTCTGATGATAAGCCTAGGTGTCTTACCAATTGATTTAATCCAGCAGCTTTATGAACACCTTTAGGCATCATTTCTACTATAATATCACGTGATTTAAAAATTTCAAAATGTTGATGTAACTCTTTTGGTAATTTTAAGAGTTGTTGGTCCAAAAATTCTGGTTTTGTGACACTAACCACCTTGTTGTAAATCACATTTTCAGGAATATCAGCAAAGCTATCAACCGTTACAAAGTCAAGGGTTGGATTTGCCTGCGGGTAATGCGAAACATTGCCACGACAAGCAAGACTGTAGACAATACCATCACTAAGCACATCAAATGGTAGAGCTAAGGGCTCTAGATGATTATACAAGAGTTTTAACTGTGAGCGAGTCAACTCACTTTTATCCAAAATCTCCCCATTTGTCTTTTGAACCAAGCCACCATTAAAAGTAATCAGATAGTCCTCATCAGAAATTAAGTCTAATTCTTCAAGCAAACCACTGATAGCTTTTAGTGGTCGTCCTGTCGTGATAACCACTTTGACGCCCATATCACGCGCGGCTCTAAGAGCTAATTTATTTTCTCGTGTGACAACTTTTTGGCTGTTAAAGAGTGTGCCGTCTAGGTCCAAGGCTAATAACTTGATATCTGCCATTAATCAACTAATCCTTCCATATAAGTCATCACAGACTCTTCGTCACAATGTCCGATAATTTCACTAGAAATCTCCTTGATTTCTTGACGAGCATTTTGGGTTGCAACTGCTCTTCCAGCAAATTCAAGCATTTCATAGTCATTGAGGTTATCTCCAAATGCGACAACTTCAGCAGCTGATAAACCATAAGAGTCACAAAGTGCCTCAAGACCTGTTCTTTTGTTGACATCAGAAAGAATGATGTCGATTGATTTAAAACCTGTTGTTACTGCTTTAACAAAATCAATGCGCTGGTTGAACCAAGCTTCACCTTTTCGAACCGTATCTTCTGCAAAGTTAGCTGTCACTTTCAAGATATTGTCAGTAACATTTGCTAGATTGTCAACACGTTGCACATTT from Streptococcus ruminicola encodes the following:
- the ftsY gene encoding signal recognition particle-docking protein FtsY, translated to MGLFDRLFGKKKDTKEQIEGQETAQALEETSADESKEVAEPAAVQAQAEDVIESEVTPVSEEASQLEETKEAAEADFSGVMADYYAKKEAAKEALDRGETVEFEAVETKKEDVKEESVEPVNAPVETEEEKYNRSLKKTRTGFSARLNAFLANFRRVDEDFFEELEEMLILSDVGVNVATQLTEDLRYEAKLENAKKADDLKRVIIEKLVEIYEKDGVFNEQINFQDGLTVMLFVGVNGVGKTTSIGKLAYKYKNEGKKVMLVAADTFRAGAVAQLAEWGRRVDVPVVMGPEKADPASVVFDGMERAVAENVDVLLIDTAGRLQNKDNLMAELEKIGRIIKRVVPDAPHETLLALDASTGQNALSQAKEFSKITPLTGLILTKIDGTAKGGVVLAIRQELDIPVKFIGFGEKIDDIGEFDSEDFIRGLLEGII
- a CDS encoding Cof-type HAD-IIB family hydrolase, which codes for MVKLVATDMDGTFLTSKGYYDNQRLHNVLEKFEKNDMLFVAASGRSMLALEKMFAPHADKMAFIAENGTLVKVGEKTVFESGLTKPQFLEITDTLIESPYMTGYDFLLSGEKGAYLHPKASDEYLEFISHYYENVQRVDNLANVTDNILKVTANFAEDTVRKGEAWFNQRIDFVKAVTTGFKSIDIILSDVNKRTGLEALCDSYGLSAAEVVAFGDNLNDYEMLEFAGRAVATQNARQEIKEISSEIIGHCDEESVMTYMEGLVD
- a CDS encoding Cof-type HAD-IIB family hydrolase, producing the protein MADIKLLALDLDGTLFNSQKVVTRENKLALRAARDMGVKVVITTGRPLKAISGLLEELDLISDEDYLITFNGGLVQKTNGEILDKSELTRSQLKLLYNHLEPLALPFDVLSDGIVYSLACRGNVSHYPQANPTLDFVTVDSFADIPENVIYNKVVSVTKPEFLDQQLLKLPKELHQHFEIFKSRDIIVEMMPKGVHKAAGLNQLVRHLGLSSENVMAMGDEENDLSMLKWAGLGVAMANGVAIAKETADVVTSRTNDESGVAEAVKKYILEAK